The Prochlorococcus sp. MIT 1341 genomic interval CTACCCGCTTACAGCTTTCTACTTGTTTTTGGACTCCACAAGCATCTACTCGAGCAGGACCAGTTAGGTCGAAGGATGGTTTTGCTCCGGTTGCAATCAAGAGGGCGTCACAGCCCTTTATCGCCTCGTCAAGAGAGTTCTCGTCTCCTAGAGAAAGTACGTATTTTTCACAGGTTTCTAGAGTTTCTGGGAGCAACGAACTCTTTCTGACTAATAAACGTACTTTGAATCCACTTGCAAGTGCTTCCTCTGCTATTCGAAAACCTGTTTTTCCGGAAGCCCCGCTAATCGCTAGTTTCACTTGCAAATTTATTTTCTCTTCATGACTTTATAGCTATTCCAGAGCATTTTTGCGAATTTTCTTACGTGGCTTAGTTAGTAAAAGGTAGCAATAGAATTATTAAATATACTTTTGTTAGGCTTTTTTGCAAATGATTGGTTTACATCTATTTGGATAAAGTTCCTTACATATAGAACAAACTCTACCATCACACCCCCTAGCAGTACAGTGTTCTCGTCCATAGAAAATTATTTGCAGGTGGAGTTTATTCCATTCGCTTTCAGGAAATATAGCTTTAAGATCTTTTTCTGTCTGTAAAACATTTTTTCCTTTTGAGAGGCCCCACCTCTGTGCAAGTCTGTGAATATGAGTGTCAACTGGAAAAGTTTGGAAACCAAAGGCTTGTGAAAGAACAACACTTGCTGTTTTATGACCTACCCCAGGCAGTGATTCCAGGTCTTTGAAGTTGCAAGGGACCTTACCTTTGAATTTTTCAATAAGAATTTTGGAAAGATTGGCTATGTTTTTAGCTTTTTGTCTTGAAAGACCTATTTGCCTTATTGAAGATTGTATTTCCCTTTCACCTAGCTTTTGCATGTCTAAGGGGGTATTTGCTTTTTTGAAAAGAGCAGGTGTTATCTCATTAACCTTTTTATCTGTACTTTGGGCACTTAGTAGTACAGCAATTAACAATGTAAATTCATCATGATGATTTAGTGGTATGGGAGGATTGGGGTATAATTCATTAAGACGCTTTCTTATCAAGCTCACTCGATCCAGCTTATTCATTGGATTATTTCAGTTGGAAAGCAATTTGAAAGCAAGCATTACATATTTGAGTAACTATTGGTGTAATTTACAGTAATTATCAAGATGTGTCATAAGCTTTGGCAAAATATATAGTTTTTTATGTCACAAGATTAGCCGAAAGGTTCATTCTCTCTAAGATAGTTTGACCTTAATTTCTATATGATAGAGCTTATAATTGATTATTTTTTTTCTTTACCCATGCTGAAACTAAGCCTAGCAGCAATATTCCAAAGCTAGATAAAATCAAAATTTTACCTCCTCCTTCAAGGATGCCAGCACCCAAAGCCACCACAGGAAGGTCTGAAAGTAAAATACTTATAATTAAGGCTGGCATGAATTTTCTCCAAGAGGTCTTAGTTAGTCCAATTCCATAGCAAACAAAGTCAAAAAGCCCGGTCATTAAAAGTCCTGTCATAAGAAAGAAATTTCCTTCAAGATGTTTATTACTAAAGTTTTCAACCCGTTTCATAAATCTATTGCCTACAAATCGTTTTACTGCTCTTCTACCGTAAACTCTTGATATAGTAAAACATGTTGAACAAGATATGAAATCTGCTAAATAAATAATCAATAAACCTTTCTTAAATCCTAATATACCCCCTGCAAGTAATGAGTATGCAGTACTTGGAAGGGCAGGAACTAATATACTTGTGAACCTTAGAATAAAAATAGAAAACTCTGCTAAGGAGCTTCCATCGCTTACTCCTTGCTTTATTTGATTAATCCCACCAAAGTATATTAAATAAGATACTAGCATGAAAAATATTAGGCCTATAAAGATATTAAAAGCCCTTGTCTTATGAACATTTCCTGAATGGACCATTTTCATGGTTTTGATAATCAAAGTTTTCCCAACTAAAACTATAACAAACCGTAATCTTATAGATAGGCCTTAATTGAGTATAAAAATTAGCCATAGAACTTTATTTTTTAGAAATCCATCTTCTTAAATTTATGATTTGTCGTGTTGATTCACTTTGCTTTATCGCACCTTAATTTGACTCCTTATATTTTTTCGAGCCATCAGAAGCACTTGGTATTAAATGATACGATAAATTGTATCCGATGACCAGCTTTTTTAATTTCCTTTGGATTTTCCCTAATGATCAGAAATACATAATTAAAATCTTTTATATTTATGACTATCTCTGTAGGAGAATCTACAGGCTTTATTGCAGTCCAAAGTCTTACCATCCTGCTTCCTTAGTTCAAATTACGATTATTAAAATTTTTCTGTGCTCGACACTTGTTTAAAAATTAAAGGACTTTGGCATCTTTATGGAAAAAGTTCTACTTCAGATTGGTCTCTCAAGGATATAGATTTCACTCTGGAGAGAGGAGAGCTGGTTGGCCTCTTAGGCCCTTCCGGCTGCGGGAAGACAACTCTTTTAAGGTTGATTGCTGGTTTTGAGAAACCTTCTAAAGGACAGATATATATAAATGGGCGTGAGGTGGCAAGCACGAAGAGATTGGTTCCTGCGGAACAAAGAGGCATAGGTATGGTTTTTCAAGATTATGCTCTTTTCCCCCACCTCGATGCTTGGCAAAATGTATGTTTTGGGTTGCGTCGAGGACAAGATAAAACCAGAGTTAATTATTTGTTGGAACTGCTTGGACTTGCTGATCTACGTTCAAGATACCCTCATGAATTGTCTGGTGGACAAAGACAAAGACTTGCCTTGGCAAGGGCTCTTGCTCCTGGCTCATCAATTGTTCTATTGGATGAACCCTTCTCCAATCTTGATGTTGAGGTGAGGTTAAGGCTCAGAAGCGAACTTTCAGGTGTCCTTAAATCTTGTGGGGCCAGTGGTGTTTTGGTTACACATGATCCAGAAGAGGCTTTGGCAATATGCGATCGTGTGGCGGTGTTGAGAGAAGGTGAGCTGCATCAATGTTCTGAACCAAGTGCAATTGTGCAGGAACCAGCAACACCTTTTGTGGGAAGGTTTGTTCTTCAGCGTAATGTTTTGCCGTTACAAAATTGTGGGGAATTTTGGTCAACTCCAATAGGCTCTATTGAACTCCCTGATCAAGATAAATCTTTTTATGCCAATGAATTAATGATTGACGAGCAAGCTCTATGTATTCAAGCTGACCCTCTTGGGGAAGGAACCATTAAAGGAAGAGAATTTTTAGGCAATTATTGGCTTCTCAAAATACAGGTAGGAAACCATCTTCTAAGGGTTCGTCAACCATTGGACAATGTTTTTGATATTGGTGATACATGTAGTGTGGAATTTTTGTCTGGTGGTGCGGGGATTCTATTTCCAGGATCTATCCCTTGTACGCTTTAGTTGAACTCACAATTAAAACTATTAGATAAAAATTAGATTATAAACTTTTTTGATATTTTATATAGTTAATTAATTTCCGCATTGGCATTTCCCACCTTTCCATTTTGAACATTTTTTCTTCTTGCAACCTTTTTTTCTTGCCTGCTTAGTAGCTTTTCTGGGAGAGTCTTTGGTGAAAGGCAGGCCAATCGAGTGAGACATGGAGGTAAATATTTACCCAGACTTGAGATTGATTCGCATTATATGCAATGTGGATTGTCATTAATTAGATCTTTGCATTAAATCAACGGGATGTATCATTTTGTACATCTACTAAAGTGGGTATTGTTAAAAGTGCAGTACTCACAAATTTCAGAATTGCTTTTTTAAACTATGACCTCTTCTACTCATACTTCCGTCTACAAGGTCTCTACAGGTCCAGCGGGCAGGGCGATGGCTCAGCCTATGGAAGCAGCTTTGGTAGAAGCACTACAACAGCACCTCACGATGGAGCGCTGTGCAAGTGCAGCTTATTTTGCGAATTCCATCTGGTTTGCTGAGCGTGAATTACGTGGATTTTCTCAATATTTCAAACAAGAATCTTTAAATGAACAAAGCCATGCTGGGGCTTTCGCGGACTATTTACTTGCTCGTGGACAAACGGTATTGCTTCAAGATATACCAGCTCCTCGTCAAACCTGGAATTCAGTTGAAGAAGTGATGGCTGTTGCTTTCCAAATGGAAGCTGATGTGACTTCCTCCTTGCACCAGCTTTATGCCATGGCCGAAAGATCCTCAGATATGAGAACCACTGTATTTTTAGATCCCACTATCGATAACCAAGTTGATTCTGAGAATGAGTTTGCTCATCTTCTTGGTCGTGTAAAACTTGCCAGTAATGAGTCCTCTGCACTATTAATTATTGATGGGGAGTTAACTAACGGGAATCACAAGCCAGCTCAATTAGCCTAGATAAAGGTTGATTAATGGCAATTTCCAAAAGCTAAACATATAGTTTGGTCTAGATTGAGTTTCTAGAACTTACCTCTAGTAGAAACTCGATCGAATATTGATCATACTTTTCAGATTTAAGCCAAGTTTGAGCACTTTTATTAACTTCCCGCTTTCTCCTTATAAGAGCATGCAACTCGTTCATGAGTCGGCTTGTAAGTTCGGCGTCTCTAGATACTTGGATAGAGTCAAGTAGTTGTTTGATTCGATATCTAATCGAATCAACTTCTCTACAAAGCGAACCGATCAGTGTGTCTGAAATACTAAAAGAAGTTTTCATTTGTCTCAAATCAGGCTGCAAGTGGCGAATTTTCAACAAGTTTTGGAGCTAAACGTAGAATTTGCTCTCCGCTAGGAATATTCAATAACTCAGCAGAACGCAATCGAGATATCAGGCGAGTAGAAGTTACTCGAGTGGAGCCAATAAGTTCCCCAATCCTTTCATGGGTTAATCGAAATGGGAGGTCACACCAATTTCCACATCTACGGCCTAGACGATTTACCAGAAGAGCTAAAAGCGCTTGCAAACGTTGTTCTGCACTGCCAAGGTGACGGATACGAAGCAATTGCAAAGTCCATTCATTGACTGCATCGAAACCAATTTCGTCAGTATTCTCAGAGTTTCGTTTAAAAGAAAAAGTCGTCAAGGCTTCAAGGCATACTCCTTCACTGCAGAGTCTGTCCGTTCTAAGTAAGTCACCAGCCTGTAGAAAGGCCAATGTCATGCCTTCTGTTTCTTGGCAAGGACAATAGACTCGAGCGACTCCTTCAAGCACTTCAAGGCAACTAATTCTATTAGAGGAGGCTGGATCTAATAGAATTGTTTGTCCAGTAGGCATTCTTATGCTGCTTATTGGATCGTCTGGGAGATAACGGAAGCTCATCGAAAAAAAGAGGGAGCTTGTTGAGAACTTCTCTCAACCTATAACAACGAGATCCTTTTTTGCAAGCGATTCTCAATAGCAACTCAATTATTGAGACCCCTATAGATCTTGATGCCTAGGGGTGTATAAAGTATTAGCTCTTGTTGTCTCGAATTTTACCTTTTCATCCTTAATGTTAGAGGACGAGGAAAAACGATTTTTTCTTGTACTGAAAATTCCGCCCCCACCTCAAGTCTTTGCCAGAGTTCGAAGATTTTCTTATTTAGGCATAAAGCATGAAATGAGTGGTTTGTGGTTCAGTAGGGGGGTAAAGTTAAATTGGAAATTTTATTCGCCAATATCTTTGCCCGATATAGCAGTTAAGGAATTTTTCTTTGTTCTCTCTGACCAGGAAGACTTCTTTCTAGGTATAGAGACTAGATCTTTCTTATAAAGAGTCAGAAGTTAAATCCAACAGTTTATGCAAGCTAGTTTTTTTTCAGAATCTCTCTTCAAACGGCTTTCAAAAGTCTCAAGCATGCAAGAGGACTCCAGAAAGCTCATTATTCTTCTGGGACTTTTAGGTGATTTTGATAGCCTTGAGTATGGGCAACTCTTGGCGTTAAACCTCTCTCAACTTGAAAATAAGAACATTAAAACTCTGCTTATTGGAATAGGTAGTGAGGAATCCTCAAACCGTTTTTCATCATTCACTGGTTTTCCTAGGGATTCACTTATTGTAGAGAAAACAAATTCTCTACATTTATCTCTAGGTCTAAGTCCAGGACTTCAGCTTACAAATAATTCATATATTAATTTACTTTTAATGTGTATGGGCTTTGGATCCCCTGGCACTATTCATGAGGTAATCAGGGGATATGTGGGAGATTTATATTCAAACCAACGAATTTTTTATAGGAATAAAGGAGGAGATCCCTTTTTACCTTTTCTTCAGCCTAAGTTTTTTAGTTTAGTTTTTGGAGATGGATATTTAAGGCCTTTTGAACTCGCTACGGTTCGCTTAATGAATATGATTGAGGTGTTGTCCAATTGGAACTTGTACATGTTTAATAAAGATTATTTGACCCAGAGAGGAGCCACCTATTTTTTAGAAACAGACAATTCTGTACTTTATAGTTATAAGTCAAAAGCTCTTTTAGATTTTACCGAGTCAAAAGGGAAGCCGTTGTCTTTTCTAAATAGATTTATATCATGATCTTAATAATTTTTAGAGCATTAACCTTGTATAGTCTAATCTAAAAAAGAAATAGCTTGATCTTAATTCCTATTTATATATGCACCCTACCTCATTTACTCCTGATTTTATAAACGTTGAAAAGCCCGGGGAGATTAGTCGATGATTACAAGATCTTGTAAATTCTGCGGAAGCAAACTTTTTCGCGCTGATAGAGCACTTGCAGGAAGATTGGTCTGTAGCGTTTGTAGTAAACCTTTTGATGCCTCTAGTAGATCAAGAGCTATAAATAGAATGCCCAAATTTGCTGGAATAGATAAAAGATTATTTTTTGCATTTCTAATAATACTTGTGTTTATCGTAATTGTTTCTCTTTGAGTGACTATGTTATTACTATAGCTTTTATTTCAAGTTGATTTGTAAGAGTGAGTTCTATAGCTTTGAGAAAGATTTTGTTGGAGCAGTGAATTAAATTAACTTAGTCTGGTAGGTAAGGCAAAATAAAGCATGTCTCAAAAACCATTCAGTGTTTGCGACCAGAAACCATAAAGCTGCCAGCTTGACCACAAGAAAATACCAAGGAAGGCCCAGTTCATCCAAGCTGGCCTCTGATTATTTGATGTCAATCTTAAAACGAATTAGTTTGCATAATTATATCTTAATTTAGTTAATTTTGAAAATAACTAAATTAACTGAAATTTGTAATATCAACATATTTTTGTATGAAGACCTGCGTTTCGGGTTAAAAATAAAAAAATAGAATTTTTTAATTATAGAAAAAGTGCCAACAGGCCAATGGGTACCAATAATCTGGCTATTAGGTTTAGGGTTATCGATCGATTGTTTTTGTGCATGAGTGTTTTGTTTTCTGGTGGGTAAGCCATTGGCATATCTAGATGAACTTTATTAGTATCTGCATTTGTAGGATGAAGGTCCCAGGGACGTTCATTATTTAAAGAGTTGTTAAACCAATCCCAATAGTATTGAATCATCTTGTCTTCTCCTAATAGCTTTACATTGTCTTTTTGTATATAGCCCATTTGCTCGTTAAATGTTTGTGTTTTTAGCACGAGATAGTCTTCGCAAAATATTTTATAGAAGATTCTTTGTTGAAGCTGTCTAAATAAAATTAGTTTTGTAATTAACTTGTTTTTCATAAATTTTCTGTAGTGCCTGACGATTACTCTTGATCTGTTTTTAGCTAAAGGTATATGGTCGAGAACTTGTATATATCTTGCAGTTTCTGGGGTTCCTTTGTAGATACATATTCTACCTGGTGGAATAAATTTAATTGTAATAAACTCACCCTTTTCCTTTTCTTTATGGTTATATTTGCTTTCAATATGTCTACCATCTCGAGTTATATTTTGATGAAAACTCGTTATTACTTCTCGATTGACATCCTTATCTGGAATAGTATCACCATGTATCCAGAAAATATGTAAAATGTCTAGGTGATTCTCAATAATTCTTGCCCAATCACACTTGAAGTCTACGCAAACCTCTTCATAGGCATAATCACTTGGCTTGAAGCCATATGACTCTGGTAATGTATTATCCAGAGAAGATTTGATTTCTATTTCAGATAGATCTGTCTTAGCTTTTCCTCCATAATATATATACAGATAACCATCTTTTTCGATGCAGGGATATTGGTATAAATGAATTCTTTTTGCATAGTTATTGTAATTAGAGTCAATAATATGCTGACAGGTGATTCTATCTAAATTTGTACAATTGCCTTCTGCGGAAAATCGACCGCCATGGTAAGGGCATACGATTTCACCATCTTTAATGCCGCCGCCTTGAAAGGAAGCTCCTCGATGAGGGCAAAGGTTCTTAATGCACCTGACCCTCTTGTCTTTATCCCTATATAGGACAAGAGGCTCGTTGTACATACTAAAAAAATGCAGTTTATCTTCTTTTAAATCCTTAGTGGTGCAAATAGCGTACCAACCTAATAACCCGTTGGATAGTTGTCCAGAGGGTTTATTTGAGGTGTTCTTTTCAGTGATGACGGAAGAGTCATTTGAGGTTATGTCATTCTTCGGCAAGCCACTAGGCCAACTAAGTGATGAAGTTGTGGTGAGCCCAGTTTCACTCATGGCTTATTTTGCCTTTTTTTCAGTAAATAACTGTCTTTTGATCTGACAATACTAAGCCATGTTGTCTTTTGTTCCCCGGTGGTTGTAAATCTCTAGGTTCAGTTGACTTGATTTTTTGAGTGGATTTATAAATGAAAAAAGGTTTCTTTGATACGAAATATGCAGCTTTTTTGCATTGCTGTCTAACTGGTAGGCTATTTGTGGTAAGGGTTGTTTTATTGTCAAGGTTTGTTTATTAGACTAGGGGTTATATCCTTTGGAATGACTCTTTTTATTGCCGGTTTTGAGCAGGGAAAGTTTTTATGGCTTTAGTTAAAGCGAAAGATCTATGTAAAAGTTATCGGGTTTCAGTAAAAACACCTGGTATATCAGGAGCATTATCAAATTTTTTCAATAGGAAGTTTCAAACTGTCCAAGCGGTTAGGAATGTGAGCTTTCAGATAAATCGTGGTGAAATGGTTGGGTTTATTGGCCCAAATGGGGCAGGTAAAACCACTACCTTGAAAATGTTGTGCGGGCTAATTTGTCCAACAAGTGGTGAAGTCATTGTTGGGGGTAAGAAACCATTCGCTAGAGATAAAGAATTTCTTCGTCAAATAACATTGGTGATGGGACAGAAGCAACAGCTGATTTGGGATTTGCCCCCATTAGACTCCTTGTATGTAAATGCTGCCGTCTACGGAATAAACAGAACAGAGGCCAAAGAGCGTATAAAAGAACTTTCTTCAATGTTGGAATTGGACGAAGAACTTACACGCCCTGTTAGAAAGCTTTCACTTGGGCAAAGGATGAAGGCCGAGCTTTTAGCCTCTCTTTTGCATCGCCCTTCTGTCCTCTTTTTAGATGAACCTACCTTGGGCTTAGATGTAAATGCTCAGGCTAGGGTACGCAAGTTTTTAGCTGATTACAATAAAAAATATGGAGCAACGGTTCTACTTACAAGTCACTATATGGCCGATATCACCTCACTATGTTCTAGAGTTATGTTGATTCATAAGGGTTCATTGTTTCATGATGGATCCCTAGAGTCTCTTACTGAAAGACTTACACCTTATAGATCAGTAAAAATAGCCTTTAAAGAACCTCAGGAGCATCATTTGTTGAAAAAATTTGGAGAATTAGAAGAGTGTGATGGTTACCTTGCGCGGATCCTGATTCCCAGGGAAAAACTAACAAATTCAGTTTCGTCAATACTTAATAATTTTCCTGTTAAGGACCTTGAAATAGGAGACCCTCCTATTGAGGAACTAATTGGTAAACTTTTCCAATCTGGCAAAGTACAATAATGATTAAATATTTTCGGAAAAAATTCCCTCTAAGAAATATTTTCCAGATTGCATATACATTGTTAAGTACACAATATGCACTTATGGTGGAATATCGGGCCGAAATTGTACTTTGGGCAGTTTCTGGTATTTTACCTCTAATAATGTTATCGATTTGGAGTGGTTCCCAAGCTCTTGTAATTGCAGGAATTACTACAGAGGAAATAACCCGTTACTTTATAAGTGCTTTTGTAGTGCGTCAATTCACTGCTGTTTGGGTAATGGTGACTTTCGAAGAAGATTATGTTGAAGGTAAATTGTCTCCATATTTGTTGCAGCCCTTAACACCATTTTGGAGATACCTTTCCTCACATCTTGCTGAACAAATCACACGCATACCTATAGTCATAATTATGCTTATTTTTGTCTTTTCACTTCTTCCTAAGGCTTTTTTTATACCTAACTTAAGTGATCTTGCTTTGGGAATTTTAATCATATTTATAGCTTTCCTGGTACGTTTTCTCTTGCATTGGACTTTTGCAATGCTTTGTTTTTGGAATGAACGATCAGCAGCTTTTGAGAGGGTTTTGCTTATACCATATATTTTTCTCTCTGGTATGGTTGCTCCTTTGGATACCTTCCCAGAACAGATTAAATCAATTGTTATGTTGACACCCTTTCCTTATTTTTTATATTTCCCTGCTCGCATTCTTTCTGGATCAAACATTGATGTTTTCAATGTGTTCCTAACGCTTATTGTATGGGGATTTATATTATTTCTATGTAGTCTTATTGCATGGAGACGAGGTATTAAACATTACTCTGCAATGGGGGCATAGATATATTAAATGGTCAAGATCTTGAATTTTTATTTTAACATTATAAGATACTTTTGGTTAACTGCGATCGCAACCGAGTTGGAATATAGCTTTAATTTTTTTGTTGAACTAGTAGCAGTAATAGCCAACCTTTTTGGAAGTATTTTCTTATTATCGTTATTCTATACACCTTACTCTAATTTAGGAGGTTGGAGTTGGGATGAATCATTACTAGTGTTAGGGATTTATACCTTCTTAGAAGGTATAACAACCTCGATTCTACAGCCAAACCTTAGTAAGATTGTCCAGCATGTTCAAAATGGTACGCTTGATTTTGTACTTCTAAAGCCTATAGATAGTCAAATCTGGTTGTCTTTAAGAATGTTTTCTCCCTGGGGATTCCCTTCAGTTCTTTGTGGAGTATCTCTGGTTTTATTTTCACTTTTCAGATCTTCCTTTCATATCAATATATTTTCTGGTTTATTGTTTTTGTCGACGATCATCTCTAGTTTGTTGATTCTGTATAGCTTATGGTTTTTGCTAGCCACTACTAGTATTTGGTTTGTAAGGATTTGGAACGCTACCGAGGTACTTAGGTCTATTTTAGTGGCAGGCCGTTATCCAGTCTCTTCTTATCCATATGTTTTGCGTACGATCTTTACCTTTATATTGCCTATAGCGTTTTTAACAACAGTACCAGCAGAGGTTCTTTCGGGGCGTTGGTCAAGCTTACTTGTTACTCTTTCTCTTCCTCTGGCCTTTTTGTTTTTTTACGCGGCTCGCTTTTTCTGGTTGTATGCCTTAAGGTTTTACACCTCAGCTTCAAGCTGACTGATTGATTTAAATTTAATAGGGTTTAAAGTTAGAATTGTCTTCTAATTTTCCACAATACTACTCTAATTATTAATGCCTAGATTAGTTATTCTTCAGCACCTTCAACGAGAAGGTCCCGGACTATTTTCTATCATAGCTCGTGAATTTGGCATTGATATTTCAGTCTACCGCTTAGATAAAAGCTCTCAATTACCAATCATATCTGATATTGATTCACTTTTAATTCTTGGTGGACCAATGAGTGTTATGGACCGAGATAAATCAAAATATCTGTGGATTGACAACGAAATTAATCTTATAAAGCAAGTTCTTTTAAAACAAATACCATTTGTTGGAGTTTGTTTCGGCGCTCAATTACTTGCTTATGCTTCCGGTGGTAATGTTGAAACTTTGATTACTGAGGAAAAACGCGTTAATCCTGAAGTTGGATGGTCTCCTGTCTTCCCCCTTCACCCACAACCTGACGAGCCTTTGTTAGAGTACTTAAAAGAACCAATGCAAGTCTTGCATTGGCATGAGGACAGGATTTTACTTCCCAAATCCGCATCTCTTCTTGCTAGTAGTTCTAGATGTAGAGAACAATTATTCCGCATTGGGCCTAATGCTTACGGGCTCCAATTTCATGCAGAGATCTATGGAGATATGGTTGAAGAATGGATTCGCGAAGATTCTGAATTTATATATCAAGCAATGGGTCGTGATGCCCGATCAGTTCTGTACGAACAGCAAAGGGAATTTTGCCTCTCTAGTCATAGAAACCGGATGGATTTTCTGAGAGGTTTGTTCGCGCAGCTCTTTCCTTGAATATCTTCAAGTTAGCTTCTTGCAAGCCAGGAGGGTGCTCCAATGAAAAAGTCTGCAAGATCATCACCCTGAAAGTGTGATGCATCTGGATCAATAGACCCTAAATTGAGACTATCGAGAAGAGTTTCTATTTGATCAGTTTCATTCTTGCCTTTTAGCTGTTCACGTCTAGCACTATGAAGCCATGAAGCTATGGTTTGATCTTTGTCAGCATATTTATGTAAGTATTTTCTTTCTTCTAGAGTGACTGAGCTTCCTGAGGCCACTCTTTGCATGATCTCTTTTAGAAGCTCCCTTTTCTCGGGGGAAAGCATGTTCTTATATCTAATAAGCCTTTAATAGCGATTTTTGTTGAGAAAGGCTCTTGTTGGCTACAAACCTTTTTATTAACAGAATGTATTTCGAGACAGTATTCTTTGGTTGTGGCTTAAAACGACTCATTATGTTGCGCTTGATTTTGTTTCAGATTCTCTTCCTGGGCCTAATTCTGTCAGTTTCGGTGTTGTCGGCATTTGCTTCGACGGATTACTCAAAAGAGTCTCTTATAGGTGCAGATTTTTCAGGGCAAGATTTGAGAGGAGTTACTTTTAATCTAACTAATCTTAAGCAAGCCAACTTATCTGGATCCAATCTTCAAGGAGCTAGTCTTTTCGGTGCAAAACTTCAGGAAGCAGATTTAAGTCTCGCTAACCTTCGCGAAGTGACATTAGATTCAGCTGTTCTAGAAAGAACTGACTTGAAAGATGCTGTTCTGGAGGATGCCTTTGCCTTCAATACTAGGTTTGAAGATGTAAATATAAATGGCGCTGATTTCACAAATGTTCCGTTTCGAACGGATGTTCTTAAGACTTTGTGTTTGCAAGCTGATGGGATTAATCCTGTTACCGGAAGGAAAACTAAAGACACTTTAGGCTGCAAATAGATATATCCATTGCCTTGCTATATTTAATCATGAATAAATCTATTCTTCTTATTCTTAGATGGATTTGCCCAGCCCTGTAGACTCCTTAGGATTAGTAGCAGGCTGCCTTACTACAATAGCTTTTCTGCCACAAATCCTTAAGACATATCGATCTAGATCTGCTGAAGATGTCTCCTATTCCATGTTTATATTATTTAGCCTAGGAGTCGCGCTATGGGGGGTTTACGGTTGGGAGATACATGCTAACCCAGTAATTATTTCTAATTTAATTACTTTTGTTCTCGCGCTTTCTGTATTGTTAATGAAGGTAATTTTTGCAAAGAGAGAGGGTTAGCTCGATTTGTTCTTTTATAGCTTTGCTTACTTGTAGATTTGAAAGTAAACTTGTTGTTATATTTTATTT includes:
- a CDS encoding ATP-binding cassette domain-containing protein; protein product: MALVKAKDLCKSYRVSVKTPGISGALSNFFNRKFQTVQAVRNVSFQINRGEMVGFIGPNGAGKTTTLKMLCGLICPTSGEVIVGGKKPFARDKEFLRQITLVMGQKQQLIWDLPPLDSLYVNAAVYGINRTEAKERIKELSSMLELDEELTRPVRKLSLGQRMKAELLASLLHRPSVLFLDEPTLGLDVNAQARVRKFLADYNKKYGATVLLTSHYMADITSLCSRVMLIHKGSLFHDGSLESLTERLTPYRSVKIAFKEPQEHHLLKKFGELEECDGYLARILIPREKLTNSVSSILNNFPVKDLEIGDPPIEELIGKLFQSGKVQ
- a CDS encoding multidrug ABC transporter permease, producing MVEYRAEIVLWAVSGILPLIMLSIWSGSQALVIAGITTEEITRYFISAFVVRQFTAVWVMVTFEEDYVEGKLSPYLLQPLTPFWRYLSSHLAEQITRIPIVIIMLIFVFSLLPKAFFIPNLSDLALGILIIFIAFLVRFLLHWTFAMLCFWNERSAAFERVLLIPYIFLSGMVAPLDTFPEQIKSIVMLTPFPYFLYFPARILSGSNIDVFNVFLTLIVWGFILFLCSLIAWRRGIKHYSAMGA
- a CDS encoding ABC transporter permease, whose amino-acid sequence is MNFYFNIIRYFWLTAIATELEYSFNFFVELVAVIANLFGSIFLLSLFYTPYSNLGGWSWDESLLVLGIYTFLEGITTSILQPNLSKIVQHVQNGTLDFVLLKPIDSQIWLSLRMFSPWGFPSVLCGVSLVLFSLFRSSFHINIFSGLLFLSTIISSLLILYSLWFLLATTSIWFVRIWNATEVLRSILVAGRYPVSSYPYVLRTIFTFILPIAFLTTVPAEVLSGRWSSLLVTLSLPLAFLFFYAARFFWLYALRFYTSASS
- a CDS encoding type 1 glutamine amidotransferase, whose protein sequence is MPRLVILQHLQREGPGLFSIIAREFGIDISVYRLDKSSQLPIISDIDSLLILGGPMSVMDRDKSKYLWIDNEINLIKQVLLKQIPFVGVCFGAQLLAYASGGNVETLITEEKRVNPEVGWSPVFPLHPQPDEPLLEYLKEPMQVLHWHEDRILLPKSASLLASSSRCREQLFRIGPNAYGLQFHAEIYGDMVEEWIREDSEFIYQAMGRDARSVLYEQQREFCLSSHRNRMDFLRGLFAQLFP
- a CDS encoding pentapeptide repeat-containing protein; protein product: MLRLILFQILFLGLILSVSVLSAFASTDYSKESLIGADFSGQDLRGVTFNLTNLKQANLSGSNLQGASLFGAKLQEADLSLANLREVTLDSAVLERTDLKDAVLEDAFAFNTRFEDVNINGADFTNVPFRTDVLKTLCLQADGINPVTGRKTKDTLGCK
- a CDS encoding SemiSWEET transporter: MDLPSPVDSLGLVAGCLTTIAFLPQILKTYRSRSAEDVSYSMFILFSLGVALWGVYGWEIHANPVIISNLITFVLALSVLLMKVIFAKREG